From the Verrucomicrobiota bacterium genome, one window contains:
- a CDS encoding heme-dependent peroxidase — protein sequence MIERPSLRAKEGWHVLHLFYRLEYGSWQLLSKEEKYAAKTRLASLVQEARTLPATQLLTFSVVTPKGDLGFMLLTEDLHTANRLEKRLTQALGVDVLTPAFSFYSLTERSEYTTTEEDFKQSLVAERKLDPASEEFASALDGFRQRMQKYLQDRLYPNMPDWPVFCFYPMLKRRLPGQNWYALTFEDRKRLMVGHGQVGRTYSGRVRQLITGATGLDDWEWGVSLFAHDVFEIKSIVYDMRFDAVSAGYAEFGEFFVGLQLPLGEIYERLGL from the coding sequence GCCTGCGTGCCAAGGAAGGCTGGCATGTGCTGCACCTCTTTTATCGCCTGGAGTACGGAAGCTGGCAGTTGCTGAGCAAGGAGGAAAAATACGCGGCCAAGACCCGGCTGGCGTCCCTGGTGCAGGAAGCGCGAACGCTGCCGGCGACCCAGTTGTTGACCTTCAGCGTAGTCACGCCCAAGGGGGATCTCGGTTTCATGCTGCTTACCGAGGACCTGCACACGGCCAACCGGCTCGAAAAACGGCTTACCCAGGCGCTCGGTGTCGACGTGCTCACGCCGGCCTTCAGTTTCTACTCGTTGACGGAACGCAGCGAATACACCACGACGGAGGAAGATTTTAAGCAGTCGTTGGTCGCGGAACGCAAACTCGATCCGGCCTCCGAAGAGTTCGCGTCCGCGCTCGACGGTTTTCGCCAGCGGATGCAGAAATACCTGCAGGACCGGCTTTACCCGAACATGCCGGACTGGCCGGTGTTCTGCTTTTATCCGATGTTGAAGCGGCGGCTTCCGGGCCAGAACTGGTACGCGTTGACCTTCGAGGATCGCAAGCGCCTGATGGTGGGCCATGGTCAGGTGGGACGAACCTACTCGGGCCGCGTCCGCCAGTTGATCACCGGCGCGACGGGGCTCGACGATTGGGAGTGGGGGGTGAGCTTGTTCGCCCATGACGTTTTTGAGATCAAGTCAATCGTCTATGACATGCGGTTTGACGCCGTGAGCGCCGGATACGCTGAGTTCGGCGAATTTTTCGTCGGGCTGCAACTGCCGCTGGGGGAGATCTACGAGCGGTTGGGCCTGTAG
- a CDS encoding dihydroneopterin aldolase, translated as MIRNVILDWSGTLVDDLDVVVRATNAVLTTYGSSPISKDEFRRDFQLPLKNFYERLLPTIPLADIDRVYHEFFGRHRGSVTLMPHAEDFLRLCRSSGRRLFLLSTMHTGHFEAQAARFGIREWFEDVYLEVADKTARILDLLRIHQLAAPETLFIGDLVHDIDASKAAGVISAAVLTGFDPVDKLVPAQPDLLLRDLGMLLRLWEPGRSREERIEIVDLQVTTRIGVPEVERAALQTLWLDLSFQILSPFDQLGDRVERTVDYAAVAATVTEFAARSECRLIETFAADVMGLLVRTFPLRNVRVAVKKVILPNTRFVRVHTAQS; from the coding sequence GTGATCCGCAACGTCATACTGGACTGGTCCGGCACGTTGGTGGATGATCTCGACGTGGTCGTTCGGGCGACCAACGCCGTTCTGACCACGTACGGGTCGTCGCCGATCAGCAAGGACGAGTTTCGCCGGGATTTCCAGTTGCCGCTCAAGAACTTCTACGAGCGCCTTCTGCCCACAATCCCGCTGGCGGACATTGACCGGGTCTACCACGAATTCTTCGGGCGCCATCGTGGGTCGGTGACATTGATGCCTCACGCAGAAGACTTTCTCCGGCTTTGCCGGTCCAGCGGCCGGCGGCTGTTCCTGCTGAGCACGATGCACACGGGGCACTTCGAAGCGCAAGCCGCACGGTTCGGGATCCGCGAATGGTTCGAAGACGTCTATTTGGAGGTGGCGGATAAAACGGCCCGGATCCTTGACCTCCTGCGAATTCATCAGCTTGCCGCGCCGGAGACGCTGTTTATCGGTGACCTGGTGCATGACATCGACGCATCCAAGGCGGCCGGGGTGATTTCGGCAGCGGTTTTGACCGGGTTTGATCCCGTCGACAAACTCGTTCCCGCCCAGCCCGACCTGCTCCTGCGTGACCTGGGGATGTTGCTGCGCCTGTGGGAACCGGGCCGCAGCCGGGAGGAACGGATCGAAATTGTGGACCTGCAGGTGACGACCCGCATCGGTGTGCCGGAGGTTGAACGCGCAGCGCTACAGACCCTCTGGCTGGATTTATCGTTCCAGATTCTTTCTCCTTTCGACCAGCTCGGTGACCGGGTGGAGCGTACCGTGGATTATGCCGCCGTGGCTGCGACGGTGACGGAATTTGCAGCCCGCAGCGAGTGCCGGCTCATCGAGACGTTTGCTGCCGACGTGATGGGGTTGCTCGTGCGCACGTTTCCCCTGCGCAACGTTCGGGTGGCCGTGAAGAAGGTTATCCTGCCCAACACGCGGTTTGTGCGCGTCCACACGGCTCAGAGCTGA